A single window of Gehongia tenuis DNA harbors:
- a CDS encoding ABC transporter ATP-binding protein yields MDPIITAENLTKIYRMKNVKMTALDQASIAVYPGEVCAIVGTSGSGKSTLLSLLAGLERPTSGKVFIKGKPIHRMNEKQLVAFRLNHIGFVFQAFNLFPVLTAWENAAFGLACRGEPRPLQYRKAKRLLGRMGLQDHLNHKPIELSGGQQQRVSIARAVLPKPDIIFADEPTGNLDSHTSQQIMDMLLELVRDNGATLVFVTHDLEKAQQADRIIHITDGKTELQGR; encoded by the coding sequence ATGGATCCGATCATAACCGCCGAGAACCTTACCAAGATCTATCGGATGAAAAATGTGAAGATGACAGCGCTGGATCAAGCCTCCATTGCAGTCTACCCCGGAGAGGTCTGCGCTATCGTGGGCACCTCCGGCAGCGGCAAATCCACCCTGCTGTCCCTCCTTGCCGGCCTCGAACGTCCCACCTCCGGCAAGGTGTTTATCAAGGGAAAACCCATTCACCGCATGAACGAAAAACAGTTGGTGGCTTTTCGCCTCAATCACATTGGCTTTGTCTTTCAGGCCTTCAATCTTTTCCCCGTGCTGACGGCGTGGGAAAACGCCGCTTTCGGCCTGGCCTGCCGCGGCGAGCCTCGGCCATTGCAGTACCGAAAGGCCAAAAGGCTGCTCGGCCGCATGGGGCTGCAGGATCATCTGAATCATAAGCCCATCGAGCTTTCCGGCGGCCAGCAGCAGCGGGTATCCATCGCCCGCGCCGTGCTTCCCAAGCCCGATATCATCTTTGCCGACGAGCCCACCGGCAATCTGGACAGCCACACTTCCCAGCAAATCATGGATATGCTGTTGGAACTGGTGCGGGACAACGGCGCCACGCTGGTTTTTGTAACCCACGATTTGGAGAAGGCCCAGCAGGCCGACCGAATCATTCATATCACGGACGGTAAAACAGAACTTCAAGGGAGGTAA
- a CDS encoding M20 family metallopeptidase: MIYGGVDFAPYFDKTELISLLGELVKRRSESSEGREYETAVFSENYMREMGLETRLQETQDNRPNVIGTWKGTQSDKALLFNGHLDVVPVEPSQWQSPPYQMTEREGRLYGRGTADMKGGIAAALYAVKVLQKAGVRLKGDLKFVFTVDEELLNIGVKKVMEDPKGLKADWCIVGEPTGLDIAIGCRGLLVIDVEFEGVSCHAAQEQLGQNAVYMALPFMEEIRKLNEAYKRDPHPILGPATVNVTVIRGGDKENVIPDRCLVRLDRRLIPGSGKERALADVQEILSRLNLEAKVTSSAFLNYAETPAGDPLVKTLKRHIEAVGRSPEITDFKASCEAPWFQDDLGLTTLTFGPGLIAQAHTVDEFVDIGELVDAAKVYITLCMDLLGYES; this comes from the coding sequence ATGATCTATGGCGGTGTGGATTTTGCGCCCTATTTCGACAAGACTGAGCTCATTTCCCTGCTGGGGGAACTGGTGAAGCGAAGGAGCGAATCCTCCGAGGGCAGGGAGTACGAAACTGCGGTCTTTTCGGAAAACTATATGCGGGAAATGGGCTTGGAGACCCGGCTGCAGGAAACGCAGGACAATCGGCCCAACGTTATCGGTACCTGGAAGGGCACACAGTCAGACAAGGCTCTTCTTTTCAATGGACATCTGGATGTGGTGCCGGTGGAACCATCCCAGTGGCAGTCCCCGCCCTATCAAATGACTGAGCGCGAAGGCAGGCTTTACGGCCGAGGCACCGCGGACATGAAGGGCGGCATTGCCGCGGCGCTGTACGCGGTAAAAGTGCTGCAAAAAGCCGGAGTCAGGCTGAAAGGGGACCTCAAGTTTGTCTTTACCGTGGATGAGGAACTTCTCAACATCGGCGTCAAAAAGGTGATGGAGGACCCAAAGGGCCTAAAAGCCGATTGGTGCATCGTGGGAGAACCCACCGGTTTGGATATTGCCATCGGCTGCCGCGGCCTTTTGGTCATCGATGTGGAGTTTGAAGGAGTGTCCTGTCATGCGGCTCAGGAACAGTTGGGGCAAAACGCCGTTTACATGGCCCTTCCTTTCATGGAGGAGATTCGCAAACTGAACGAGGCCTATAAGAGGGATCCCCATCCCATCCTGGGGCCGGCGACGGTGAATGTAACCGTGATCCGCGGCGGGGACAAGGAGAACGTCATTCCCGACCGCTGTTTGGTCCGTTTGGACCGGAGACTCATTCCGGGCAGCGGAAAGGAGAGAGCGCTTGCGGATGTGCAGGAGATTTTGAGCCGGCTGAACCTGGAGGCAAAAGTCACATCCAGTGCTTTTTTGAACTATGCCGAGACGCCCGCCGGGGACCCTCTGGTCAAAACGCTGAAACGGCATATCGAGGCCGTGGGCAGAAGTCCTGAGATTACCGATTTCAAGGCCAGCTGTGAGGCTCCCTGGTTTCAGGACGATCTGGGACTCACCACCCTCACCTTCGGGCCGGGGCTCATTGCGCAGGCTCATACGGTGGATGAATTTGTGGATATCGGGGAACTGGTGGATGCGGCAAAGGTATACATAACCTTGTGTATGGATCTTCTGGGCTATGAATCATAA
- a CDS encoding MATE family efflux transporter yields MLAFFKDIFSDKRFYHTLITLAIPIVIQNFLLSSLNMVDSLMVGALGETAIAAVGVANQLFYLFNITIIGVGTGCSIFIAQFWGSSNHEPIKKVLGVGLMTMLFFAVIFTAGALFIPHIILGLFSRDPAVIELATQYLTVVSLSYIITGATVVFTNALKSIGNTKAPMIVSIIAVATNAGLNYVLIFGKLGFPELGVLGAAIATVIARIIEFCAILFFALRKNSPLRGKFRSYITVSRDLVKKLYASMVPVVLNEAVFGVLTSLYTVAYGIIGTQAIAAVQISNTVQNLFTVVCISMSGAALVMVGHEIGAGHMDEVHHYARRLTVLSLMVGAALGIALALAAPPISTLFNVSPEVRQSAINLMRLFSLILPLTVVNMVVLFGVLRGGGDTKFPLYAEVFTMGCLAVPLAFLGAAVFHFTVEQVYMLIMIEPAAKCVLCYFRMRGNKWIKDVTTGVAA; encoded by the coding sequence ATGTTAGCATTTTTCAAGGATATCTTCAGCGATAAGCGCTTCTATCACACCCTCATCACCTTGGCAATCCCCATCGTCATTCAGAATTTCCTGCTGTCCTCCCTCAATATGGTGGACAGCTTGATGGTGGGCGCCTTGGGCGAAACAGCCATCGCCGCTGTGGGCGTGGCGAATCAGCTTTTCTATCTTTTCAACATCACCATCATCGGCGTGGGCACCGGCTGCAGTATCTTTATCGCCCAATTCTGGGGCAGCAGCAACCATGAACCCATCAAAAAGGTGCTGGGCGTGGGGCTGATGACCATGCTGTTCTTTGCAGTAATTTTTACCGCGGGAGCGCTTTTCATTCCCCATATCATCCTCGGCTTGTTCAGCCGTGATCCCGCGGTCATCGAGCTTGCCACTCAGTATCTCACCGTGGTCTCTCTCAGCTACATCATCACCGGCGCCACCGTGGTCTTCACCAACGCTCTCAAGAGCATCGGCAACACCAAAGCGCCCATGATTGTCAGCATTATCGCCGTGGCCACCAATGCAGGGCTGAACTATGTCCTCATCTTTGGCAAGCTGGGTTTCCCCGAACTGGGCGTTCTCGGCGCCGCCATTGCCACCGTTATCGCTCGGATCATAGAATTTTGCGCCATCCTGTTCTTCGCCCTTCGAAAGAATTCTCCTCTCCGGGGAAAATTCAGATCCTATATCACCGTCAGCAGGGATCTGGTGAAAAAGCTTTACGCTTCCATGGTGCCGGTGGTGCTGAATGAAGCGGTCTTTGGCGTGCTCACCTCCCTGTACACCGTAGCCTATGGCATCATCGGCACCCAGGCCATTGCCGCCGTACAGATCTCCAACACCGTGCAGAACCTGTTCACCGTGGTCTGCATCTCCATGAGCGGCGCGGCGCTGGTCATGGTGGGCCATGAGATCGGCGCCGGGCATATGGATGAGGTGCATCACTACGCCCGCCGTCTCACCGTGCTTTCTCTCATGGTGGGCGCGGCGCTCGGTATCGCTCTCGCCCTGGCGGCACCGCCCATCTCCACCTTGTTCAACGTATCCCCCGAGGTACGCCAGTCCGCCATCAACCTGATGCGGCTGTTCTCTTTGATACTGCCTCTCACCGTGGTCAACATGGTGGTGCTCTTTGGGGTGCTTCGGGGCGGCGGGGACACCAAGTTTCCCCTCTACGCCGAAGTTTTCACCATGGGCTGTCTGGCGGTTCCCCTGGCTTTTCTGGGCGCGGCCGTCTTTCATTTCACGGTGGAGCAGGTGTATATGCTGATCATGATTGAACCGGCGGCCAAATGCGTCCTGTGCTATTTCAGGATGCGCGGCAATAAATGGATCAAGGATGTCACCACGGGAGTCGCAGCTTAA